Proteins encoded within one genomic window of Micrococcales bacterium:
- a CDS encoding LCP family protein, with product MSRPPATPQNGPPVRRSIKGAGPAAPSAVPDAGPPPSFAPRQSVPGRPEPAQAPPRTAGPGRPLDASPARAQIPAQAPALAQQVSSPAQAPPRAKTRSKKRRHPVLRTLAILLVLALAWPVGLGLWANSRLKHVDALSSGQSTSGRTYLVAGSDARGSGGVNDTTEGARADTIMVLHVAPNGQASLVSIPRDTYVNIAGYGGNKINAAYALGGPKLLVQSVEQLTGFHVDHYVEVGFGSVTELVEAVGGVELCLDQDVSDANSKLEWQAGCHQADGPTALAFSRMRYADPLGDIGRVERQRQVVSQVMKRALSASTVLWPPKQVGFVRAGTDALTVDESMNIVSMGRLALDFRKATGPDGAMGTPTIASTNFTPGGIGSAVLLDEAGAAEDFRQIAEGTWKGNKPNA from the coding sequence ATGAGTCGACCTCCTGCCACCCCGCAGAACGGCCCGCCTGTCAGGCGTTCGATCAAAGGCGCCGGGCCGGCCGCGCCCTCAGCCGTGCCCGATGCCGGCCCTCCCCCTTCCTTTGCCCCGCGCCAGTCGGTGCCTGGGCGGCCCGAGCCGGCCCAGGCACCGCCACGTACGGCCGGGCCAGGCCGCCCGTTGGATGCCTCTCCCGCCCGGGCCCAAATACCGGCTCAAGCGCCGGCACTGGCCCAGCAAGTTTCCAGCCCAGCTCAGGCTCCGCCCAGAGCAAAAACCCGCTCAAAAAAACGCCGCCACCCGGTTCTGCGCACTTTGGCCATTTTGCTGGTTTTAGCCCTGGCCTGGCCGGTTGGATTGGGCCTGTGGGCCAATTCGCGGCTGAAGCACGTCGACGCTCTAAGTTCGGGGCAGTCCACTTCCGGGCGTACCTACTTGGTGGCCGGCTCGGACGCGCGCGGCTCCGGTGGCGTCAATGACACCACGGAGGGGGCCAGGGCCGATACCATCATGGTGCTGCATGTCGCCCCTAATGGCCAAGCCTCGCTGGTTTCGATCCCACGAGATACCTACGTTAACATCGCCGGTTATGGTGGCAACAAAATCAACGCTGCCTACGCCCTGGGCGGGCCCAAGCTGCTGGTCCAGAGCGTTGAGCAGCTGACCGGCTTCCACGTTGACCACTATGTCGAAGTTGGTTTTGGTTCGGTCACGGAGTTGGTCGAGGCGGTCGGTGGGGTGGAACTGTGTCTGGATCAGGACGTTTCCGACGCCAACTCCAAGTTGGAATGGCAGGCCGGCTGCCACCAGGCCGATGGACCGACCGCACTGGCTTTTTCGCGGATGCGTTACGCCGACCCGTTGGGTGATATTGGCCGGGTCGAGCGTCAGCGACAGGTTGTTAGCCAGGTGATGAAGCGGGCCCTTTCTGCCTCAACCGTGTTGTGGCCGCCTAAGCAAGTTGGCTTCGTTAGAGCCGGCACTGACGCCTTAACGGTCGATGAGTCGATGAACATCGTCTCCATGGGGCGCCTGGCCCTGGACTTCCGTAAGGCGACTGGTCCTGATGGGGCCATGGGCACACCGACAATTGCTTCGACCAATTTCACCCCGGGCGGTATTGGCTCAGCCGTATTACTTGACGAGGCCGGCGCGGCCGAGGACTTCCGCCAAATCGCTGAAGGCACCTGGAAAGGCAATAAACCCAATGCCTGA
- a CDS encoding nucleotide sugar dehydrogenase: protein MRISVVALGKIGLPLAVQFAHKGHEVIGVDANPKVVELVNRGLEPFPGEAQLQERLSELVPAGRLRATTDYAAAIPQAEAVVVVVPLFVDDDTWEPDFGWMQSATCDIGRHLTKGTLVSYETTLPVGTTRNRWKPLLEELSGLSEGVDFDLVFSPERVLTGRVFADLAQYPKLVGALSPRGAERAVAFYRAVLDFVPRDDLDRANGVWDLGTAEAAEMAKLAETTFRDVNIALANQYAHFAESTGIDIHQVIEACNSQPFSHIHRPGIAVGGHCIPVYPRLYLACDPDATVVDISRRANMAVPGQQLDRLAAALGTLQCQRVVVLGASYRGLVKETAFSGVFSLVELLEKAGATALVHDPMFSDEELAGYGFTAYHLGEPVDAAVIQADHPEYKALGPADLPGIKALLDGRAVTSQANWPGVTRLVIGQGVVS, encoded by the coding sequence TTGAGGATTTCTGTTGTCGCCTTAGGCAAAATCGGTCTGCCTTTGGCGGTGCAATTCGCCCACAAAGGCCACGAAGTAATTGGCGTCGATGCAAATCCCAAGGTGGTCGAGCTGGTCAACCGAGGCCTTGAGCCTTTCCCTGGCGAAGCCCAGCTGCAGGAGAGGCTATCTGAGCTGGTGCCGGCCGGACGCTTGAGGGCCACTACCGACTACGCGGCGGCTATTCCCCAGGCCGAGGCCGTGGTGGTGGTAGTCCCTCTATTCGTTGACGACGACACCTGGGAACCGGATTTTGGCTGGATGCAGTCCGCCACCTGCGACATTGGCCGGCATTTGACCAAAGGCACTTTGGTCAGCTACGAAACCACGCTGCCAGTTGGCACCACGCGCAACCGCTGGAAGCCACTGCTAGAAGAACTATCCGGGCTCAGCGAAGGGGTTGACTTTGACCTGGTCTTCAGCCCAGAGCGAGTCCTAACCGGCCGGGTCTTTGCGGATCTGGCTCAATACCCCAAATTAGTTGGCGCCTTGAGCCCGCGCGGGGCAGAGCGGGCAGTGGCCTTCTACCGGGCAGTGCTGGACTTTGTTCCCAGAGATGATTTGGACCGGGCCAACGGCGTCTGGGATTTGGGCACGGCCGAGGCAGCCGAGATGGCCAAGCTGGCGGAGACCACTTTCAGGGACGTCAACATTGCCCTGGCCAACCAATACGCCCACTTCGCCGAGAGCACCGGCATCGACATCCACCAGGTCATCGAAGCCTGCAACTCCCAGCCCTTTAGCCACATTCACCGCCCGGGCATTGCGGTGGGCGGCCACTGCATCCCGGTCTACCCGCGGCTTTATCTGGCCTGTGATCCTGACGCCACTGTGGTTGACATCTCCCGGCGGGCCAATATGGCTGTGCCCGGCCAACAACTGGATCGGCTAGCCGCCGCCCTTGGTACGCTGCAGTGCCAGCGGGTGGTGGTGCTGGGCGCCTCCTACCGTGGCCTTGTCAAAGAAACAGCCTTTAGCGGGGTGTTTTCGCTGGTTGAGCTGCTCGAAAAGGCCGGCGCCACGGCCCTGGTGCACGACCCAATGTTTTCCGATGAGGAACTGGCCGGATACGGCTTTACCGCCTACCACCTCGGTGAGCCGGTTGACGCAGCGGTCATCCAAGCCGACCATCCGGAATACAAGGCCTTAGGTCCGGCCGATCTGCCGGGTATCAAGGCCTTGCTCGATGGCAGAGCAGTTACCAGCCAGGCCAATTGGCCTGGCGTTACCCGTCTGGTCATTGGCCAAGGAGTTGTCTCTTGA
- a CDS encoding LCP family protein, protein MAGPRHARPVPNIASRHRLKLRRHRALKITVMSLVSILLFGGTAVATRLYDLQSNIRTVDISHLLVESARPSHRATTKGDKSPGDPFAGQAVNILLFGVDDRSGDNARIVKDEQDGAVLNDVNMIVHISADRQRIDTVALPRDLLVDLPGCIQVSGDEGHPIGYHGQINAAWAQGTGGGEGNHAQGIACVVKTVEEVTGVRLDGWVMVDFFGFVSMVDALGGVEMCIEEDFKGQGLNVEITAGMQTLDGRTALRYARTRKGWSGEKRLDGSDLERIGRQQQMISAVIHKVLAERSLGSIPKVNNFATALTKSLTVSDDLNSIRELIGLAYSLRNIEMANVSLLQMPTVPAWSDSNRVEPDDYGSSNPMGMTAQEVFEYLATDQPIPGTVPYKLINPDPPAEDQEGDPASPAPHGTAPKPTPEQGIVTAFDAPVTCKTG, encoded by the coding sequence ATGGCTGGACCGCGCCACGCGCGTCCGGTGCCCAATATCGCCTCTCGGCACCGCTTGAAGCTGCGCCGTCACCGCGCGCTCAAGATCACCGTCATGTCCTTGGTGTCTATCCTTCTATTTGGCGGCACGGCCGTCGCCACCCGCCTGTACGACTTGCAGTCGAATATCCGCACCGTTGACATTTCCCACTTGCTGGTCGAATCGGCCAGACCTAGCCACCGGGCCACGACCAAAGGAGACAAATCCCCGGGCGATCCTTTCGCTGGCCAAGCCGTCAATATTTTGCTCTTTGGCGTTGATGACCGCAGCGGCGACAACGCCCGCATCGTCAAGGATGAACAAGACGGGGCGGTCCTGAACGACGTCAACATGATTGTCCACATTTCGGCCGACCGCCAACGCATTGACACAGTTGCATTGCCGCGTGATCTGCTGGTTGACCTACCCGGTTGCATCCAAGTCTCGGGTGATGAGGGTCATCCGATTGGTTATCACGGACAGATTAATGCCGCTTGGGCCCAAGGCACCGGCGGCGGCGAGGGCAACCACGCCCAAGGCATCGCCTGCGTCGTCAAAACCGTCGAAGAGGTAACCGGGGTTCGCCTGGATGGTTGGGTCATGGTCGACTTCTTTGGTTTTGTTTCTATGGTCGATGCCCTGGGCGGGGTGGAAATGTGCATCGAAGAAGACTTCAAAGGCCAGGGTCTGAACGTCGAAATCACCGCCGGTATGCAGACCTTAGACGGACGTACCGCCCTGAGATATGCCCGCACGCGCAAAGGCTGGTCCGGCGAAAAGAGACTTGACGGCTCAGACTTGGAGCGAATTGGCCGTCAACAGCAAATGATCAGCGCCGTCATCCACAAGGTCCTGGCCGAGCGATCGCTTGGGTCTATCCCCAAGGTCAACAATTTCGCCACGGCCTTGACCAAATCGCTGACCGTCTCCGATGATCTGAACTCAATCCGCGAGTTGATTGGCCTGGCCTATTCGCTGCGCAACATCGAAATGGCCAACGTCTCGCTGCTGCAAATGCCAACTGTGCCGGCCTGGTCTGATTCCAACCGGGTCGAACCTGATGACTACGGCTCGTCCAATCCCATGGGTATGACGGCCCAAGAGGTCTTCGAATACCTCGCTACCGACCAGCCCATTCCCGGCACGGTGCCATATAAGCTGATCAACCCCGACCCGCCGGCCGAGGACCAGGAAGGCGACCCGGCCTCGCCGGCGCCGCACGGAACCGCGCCTAAGCCCACACCAGAACAGGGCATTGTCACCGCCTTCGACGCCCCGGTCACCTGCAAGACCGGCTGA
- a CDS encoding glycosyltransferase family 2 protein has translation MVPAYREEAHIASVIETMPDLVDHVLVVEDHSPDNTYEVARAAADHRTEVIHHEVNQGVGGAILTGHRRAIELAADVSVVMAGDGQMDPAHLPSLLDPIAQDGYGFTKANRFFSSTSFEGMPKHRVFGNIVLTFFSKASSGYWNLVDPQNGYTAVTTEALSKIPMDRVHKRYDFENDLLIWLNTANVKARDVDIPARYGNETSTMSLTRVAPRIMWTLLTGGWRRIWRKYILWSFSPIALLLLAGLFFFVFGLGFGLWTTIHSLTTGISASTGTWLLGVGSAIVGINFLVQGLVLDIQATPS, from the coding sequence GTGGTGCCGGCGTACCGTGAAGAGGCCCATATTGCCAGCGTGATTGAGACCATGCCGGATCTGGTCGACCACGTCCTAGTGGTCGAAGACCACAGTCCGGACAACACTTACGAGGTGGCCCGGGCCGCCGCCGACCACCGCACCGAGGTCATCCATCACGAGGTCAACCAGGGCGTTGGCGGCGCAATTTTGACCGGCCACCGCCGGGCTATCGAATTGGCGGCCGATGTCTCGGTGGTAATGGCCGGTGACGGCCAAATGGATCCAGCCCACTTGCCCAGCCTGCTTGACCCCATTGCCCAGGACGGCTACGGCTTTACTAAGGCCAACCGGTTTTTCTCCTCGACCAGTTTCGAAGGCATGCCAAAACACCGCGTCTTTGGCAACATCGTCTTGACCTTCTTTTCTAAGGCATCCTCCGGCTATTGGAACCTGGTCGACCCGCAAAACGGCTACACCGCGGTCACCACCGAAGCCTTGTCCAAGATCCCAATGGATCGTGTCCACAAACGCTATGACTTTGAAAACGACCTGCTGATCTGGCTCAACACTGCCAATGTCAAGGCGAGGGACGTCGATATTCCGGCCCGCTACGGTAACGAGACTTCGACTATGTCTTTGACCAGGGTGGCTCCGAGGATCATGTGGACTTTGCTGACCGGTGGCTGGCGCCGGATCTGGCGCAAGTACATTCTTTGGTCTTTTTCTCCCATCGCTCTGCTGCTACTGGCCGGTTTGTTCTTCTTCGTCTTCGGTTTGGGTTTTGGACTTTGGACCACGATCCACTCGCTGACCACTGGGATCTCGGCCTCCACCGGCACCTGGCTGTTAGGGGTGGGCAGCGCCATTGTCGGCATCAACTTCTTAGTCCAAGGACTGGTCCTGGACATCCAAGCCACGCCGTCGTGA
- a CDS encoding glycosyltransferase → MSGDLAGNGARPGPQPGAKPKHVVMVSHAPIARDARVRKTATSVKQLGYKVTLVYGAREVPDIEYGDIDGVKTIGVPMHFLLALKRPEELEVFYKELWRPFYLGYRESGDRREAERRLAVMAARRPTDRPNRLLFRWLKTWHTFRSGLLYTRRKTRRRQEAHLNRKRQKWDWRRELPMVGDYEATLTPWLERLAPDILHIHDVEMLWGGVNAKQFWKDRGKHVALIYDSHEYVAGTHYKIHVQNAYSAMELEAAPHVDAAITVCEPIADLMIDRLPLPARPTVVLNTPRLSSVDGGSKRSLRQELGLSGDTPLLVYTGTLRSKRNLKRAVEALPFLPEVHFAVVGVPDVTGGYAELLVDTAAELEISDRLHMVSPVAPEEVIPFISSATVGLHPIISGVVNHEVALPNKLFDYVFAGLPVAVSDLPEMSRFVSQYGIGHVFDPLEPESIAAAVRRVLDDYEALARSANNPQLRQEYSWEAQETKLASVYNGLGGW, encoded by the coding sequence TTGAGCGGCGATCTGGCCGGGAATGGCGCCAGGCCTGGGCCTCAGCCAGGCGCCAAACCAAAGCACGTCGTGATGGTATCCCACGCGCCTATTGCCCGTGATGCCAGAGTGCGCAAGACCGCCACTTCAGTCAAACAGCTCGGGTACAAGGTGACTTTGGTTTATGGAGCCCGCGAGGTTCCCGACATTGAATATGGCGACATTGATGGCGTGAAGACCATCGGCGTGCCAATGCACTTTTTGCTGGCCCTAAAACGTCCCGAAGAACTAGAGGTGTTCTACAAAGAACTGTGGCGGCCGTTCTATTTGGGGTACCGCGAATCGGGAGATCGGCGGGAGGCCGAGCGGAGACTGGCCGTAATGGCCGCGCGCAGACCGACGGACCGGCCCAATAGGCTGCTTTTCCGCTGGCTGAAAACATGGCACACATTCCGGTCAGGACTGTTGTACACACGCCGGAAAACCAGACGTCGACAAGAAGCCCACCTCAACCGGAAACGCCAGAAATGGGATTGGCGGCGCGAGCTGCCAATGGTAGGTGACTACGAGGCCACCTTGACGCCGTGGCTAGAACGCCTGGCTCCGGACATCCTCCACATCCACGATGTTGAAATGCTTTGGGGCGGTGTGAACGCGAAGCAGTTCTGGAAAGACCGCGGCAAGCACGTTGCCTTGATCTACGACTCGCACGAATATGTCGCCGGGACGCATTACAAAATCCATGTTCAAAACGCTTACTCGGCCATGGAACTTGAGGCGGCGCCCCACGTCGACGCCGCCATTACAGTTTGCGAACCAATTGCTGACCTGATGATTGACAGACTGCCCCTACCGGCCCGTCCAACCGTGGTTTTGAATACCCCGCGGCTCAGTTCGGTTGACGGGGGGTCGAAACGGTCACTACGCCAGGAACTGGGTCTGAGCGGCGACACGCCCCTTCTGGTTTACACCGGCACACTCAGGTCCAAACGCAACTTGAAACGGGCAGTTGAAGCCCTGCCGTTCTTGCCGGAGGTACATTTTGCCGTGGTTGGCGTGCCTGATGTGACCGGGGGATATGCGGAACTGCTAGTAGATACCGCTGCGGAATTGGAAATCTCAGACCGTCTACACATGGTGTCTCCAGTCGCGCCTGAAGAGGTGATCCCGTTTATCTCCAGCGCGACAGTGGGGCTTCATCCCATCATTAGTGGCGTGGTCAACCATGAGGTGGCGCTGCCTAACAAGTTGTTTGACTACGTTTTTGCCGGGTTGCCAGTGGCCGTCAGCGATCTGCCGGAGATGAGTCGATTTGTCAGCCAGTATGGGATTGGACACGTTTTCGATCCATTGGAGCCGGAGTCTATCGCCGCGGCAGTTCGACGGGTGCTTGATGACTACGAAGCCTTGGCCCGCTCCGCCAACAATCCGCAGCTGCGCCAAGAGTATTCCTGGGAGGCTCAGGAAACAAAACTGGCTTCGGTTTATAACGGCCTAGGGGGTTGGTGA
- a CDS encoding glycosyltransferase, protein MEFGLADEFEQDGGSFVLTGGMVVATPWYPSAEQPYAGSFVREWIKAAELDPGQVTIIHLENTPTNDDASITRCDTAEGELWRLRVPVDVQRPRAEVARAQLDALSPELLAVIRQAGVVMCHVAMPTGWAVCQVLDSSQRLVLVEHASYVPQLVDHPEASQMLNQVLERASVVLTAGESTAATLRQAIGRPSDRIWAVGNPLSSQDFGYVAHESARLDRWLYVGNLLASKGVLHLGEAFSRYAKTHPNAELTLVGEGAEMAALKSMLRRRGLLHRVHFAQGKDRRGVGAAMAEADLLVHLSMGETFGLAPLEGLLSGLPVVTTQTEGAKQTMGPAVRAGRAALVPVRGGAGGAKLVVAAVESLAAGLANSAARAQAVRQTVLERYGASGFGALVRRALGGQTPYPACRGDNLVVIALTKQAAKVAQEPIRQALWQGRRVVLATASSQDLIEQDPRVQCLDLSRQGRALAGLDFARRVVAFGLRLPMALVGWVCLPLEKLHLPKAAGMSRLMARGSRGVTARFNDRAEPLTQGWSWRGRRRERLVEAAVGGVSGLAGPPALAADQILTFGQDPARVSAAIATALGPQAGPAA, encoded by the coding sequence TTGGAGTTTGGTCTGGCAGACGAGTTTGAACAAGATGGCGGGTCTTTTGTACTGACCGGCGGAATGGTGGTGGCCACGCCGTGGTATCCATCCGCCGAGCAACCCTATGCCGGTTCGTTTGTCCGCGAGTGGATCAAGGCGGCCGAGCTAGACCCCGGCCAGGTCACAATAATTCACCTCGAAAACACCCCGACCAACGATGACGCGTCAATCACCCGTTGCGACACGGCCGAAGGCGAACTGTGGCGCCTTCGCGTTCCGGTTGACGTTCAACGCCCAAGAGCGGAGGTGGCTCGGGCACAACTTGATGCGTTGAGCCCCGAACTGCTCGCGGTCATTCGGCAGGCTGGCGTTGTGATGTGCCACGTGGCCATGCCGACCGGCTGGGCCGTTTGCCAGGTGCTGGACTCCAGCCAGCGACTGGTACTGGTTGAACACGCTTCCTACGTGCCTCAGCTGGTCGACCACCCCGAGGCTAGCCAGATGCTAAACCAGGTATTGGAGCGGGCTTCAGTCGTATTGACGGCAGGGGAGTCCACTGCTGCCACCTTGCGCCAGGCCATCGGTCGCCCGTCGGATCGGATCTGGGCGGTAGGCAATCCGCTTAGCAGCCAAGACTTTGGTTATGTCGCCCACGAATCGGCCAGGTTGGATCGCTGGTTGTATGTCGGCAATCTGTTGGCTTCCAAGGGCGTGCTGCACTTGGGTGAAGCGTTTTCCCGATACGCCAAGACTCATCCCAACGCCGAGCTGACTCTGGTTGGCGAAGGTGCCGAAATGGCCGCGCTCAAATCAATGCTGCGCCGGCGCGGCCTGTTGCATCGGGTCCACTTCGCCCAAGGCAAGGACCGGCGGGGCGTTGGGGCGGCCATGGCTGAGGCCGACTTGTTGGTGCACCTGTCGATGGGTGAGACCTTCGGTTTGGCCCCTCTAGAAGGTCTGCTCAGTGGACTGCCGGTTGTAACAACCCAAACCGAAGGGGCCAAGCAGACCATGGGTCCGGCCGTTAGGGCGGGCCGGGCGGCGTTGGTGCCGGTTCGAGGTGGGGCCGGGGGCGCCAAGTTAGTGGTGGCGGCGGTCGAATCTTTGGCCGCTGGTTTGGCCAACTCCGCTGCCCGGGCTCAGGCGGTGCGCCAAACTGTCTTGGAGCGCTATGGTGCCTCAGGTTTTGGCGCCTTGGTGCGGCGGGCGCTAGGCGGCCAAACACCCTATCCGGCCTGCCGCGGGGACAACTTGGTTGTCATTGCCCTAACCAAACAAGCGGCCAAGGTTGCCCAAGAGCCTATTCGCCAGGCGCTTTGGCAGGGGCGACGGGTTGTGCTGGCCACCGCCAGTAGCCAGGACCTGATTGAGCAGGACCCTAGGGTTCAGTGCCTCGACCTGTCGCGCCAAGGGCGGGCCTTGGCCGGGCTCGACTTTGCGCGGCGGGTTGTCGCCTTTGGCTTGCGCTTGCCGATGGCGCTGGTGGGCTGGGTTTGCCTGCCACTGGAAAAGCTGCACCTGCCTAAGGCGGCTGGAATGTCGAGGCTGATGGCGCGGGGGTCGCGCGGTGTGACGGCTCGGTTCAATGACCGGGCCGAACCGCTGACACAGGGCTGGTCCTGGCGGGGGCGCCGGCGTGAGCGACTAGTTGAGGCGGCTGTTGGCGGCGTGTCTGGTTTGGCCGGTCCTCCGGCCCTGGCAGCCGACCAGATCTTGACATTTGGTCAGGACCCGGCACGGGTCTCAGCCGCCATCGCGACCGCCTTGGGTCCTCAGGCGGGCCCAGCGGCGTGA
- a CDS encoding GtrA family protein: protein MKAASWANARQVLAYLAVGAASALVDFGVFFALHRLGLFDVAANVIAYACAFVVNYRGNRSMVFRAGKVPGALLRYCLLVAVNLVISTSLVRLGLALGWPDYLAKIASMAVVAAANFAALRWWVFRRRQPSG from the coding sequence GTGAAGGCCGCTAGCTGGGCCAATGCCCGCCAGGTGCTGGCCTATCTGGCGGTGGGCGCGGCATCGGCGCTGGTCGATTTCGGTGTCTTCTTTGCCCTGCACCGCCTGGGGCTGTTCGACGTGGCAGCCAACGTCATTGCCTATGCCTGCGCTTTTGTGGTCAACTACCGCGGCAACCGGTCGATGGTCTTCCGCGCCGGTAAAGTGCCCGGTGCGTTACTGCGCTACTGCCTGCTGGTGGCGGTCAACTTGGTTATCTCGACTTCGCTGGTGCGCCTGGGCCTGGCGCTTGGCTGGCCGGATTACCTGGCCAAAATCGCTTCGATGGCGGTGGTGGCAGCCGCCAACTTTGCCGCCCTGCGCTGGTGGGTCTTCCGCCGCAGGCAGCCGTCAGGGTGA
- the wecB gene encoding UDP-N-acetylglucosamine 2-epimerase (non-hydrolyzing): MRVASVVGARPQFIKLAPVARAMAAAGIDHVIIHTGQHYDEAMSKVFFADLAIPAPDVDLAVGSGSHGQQTGAMLAGLEQQFDHLKPNWVLVYGDTNSTLAGALAAAKSHWPVAHLEAGLRSFNRLMPEEHNRVLTDHAADLLLAPTQVAMDHLANEGLLGKARLVGDVMTDVCFAVRDALIDQGLPQGGDYLVCTVHRAENTDDPERLDQIVSQLAALPLEVRLLVHPRLRDRAKSYGLDLATGSLRPSGPLPYPEMVRAVLGSCGVVTDSGGLQKEAYLLGRVCTTLRTETEWPETLLDGWNLLAPDLANLADLATRPLPSAERRQPYGDGQAAQAVVAELQSARPHLDQA; the protein is encoded by the coding sequence ATGCGAGTAGCCAGTGTGGTCGGGGCACGCCCACAGTTCATCAAACTGGCACCGGTGGCCAGGGCGATGGCCGCGGCCGGAATAGACCATGTCATCATTCACACCGGGCAGCATTATGACGAGGCCATGTCCAAAGTCTTTTTCGCCGATCTGGCCATCCCAGCGCCTGACGTCGATTTGGCGGTCGGTTCAGGTTCGCACGGTCAGCAAACTGGCGCCATGCTGGCCGGACTCGAGCAGCAGTTCGACCACCTAAAGCCCAATTGGGTGCTGGTCTACGGCGACACCAATTCGACCCTGGCCGGCGCCTTGGCGGCCGCAAAGTCACACTGGCCGGTGGCGCACCTCGAAGCCGGCCTGCGGTCGTTTAACCGGCTGATGCCGGAAGAACACAACCGGGTGCTAACCGACCATGCCGCTGACCTGCTTCTGGCCCCGACCCAAGTGGCCATGGACCATTTGGCCAATGAAGGGCTGTTGGGCAAGGCGCGTCTGGTCGGTGACGTTATGACCGACGTCTGTTTTGCCGTCCGCGACGCCCTAATCGATCAGGGTCTACCGCAAGGCGGCGACTACCTGGTCTGCACCGTCCACCGGGCTGAGAACACAGATGACCCAGAACGTCTTGACCAGATCGTCTCCCAGCTGGCCGCACTGCCTTTGGAAGTCCGCCTGCTGGTTCACCCCCGCCTACGCGACCGGGCCAAGAGCTATGGCCTTGACCTGGCGACCGGCTCGCTTAGGCCCTCCGGTCCCCTGCCCTACCCCGAAATGGTCAGGGCTGTCTTGGGCAGCTGCGGCGTGGTGACGGACTCAGGCGGGCTGCAAAAGGAGGCCTACCTGCTGGGCCGCGTTTGCACCACGCTTCGCACCGAAACCGAATGGCCTGAGACGCTGCTTGACGGTTGGAATCTGCTGGCTCCTGATCTGGCCAACTTGGCGGACCTGGCCACCAGGCCGCTGCCAAGCGCCGAACGGAGGCAACCCTACGGCGACGGCCAAGCCGCCCAGGCCGTGGTGGCGGAGCTTCAGTCAGCCAGGCCACACCTTGACCAAGCCTGA
- a CDS encoding bifunctional cytidylyltransferase/SDR family oxidoreductase — MKTYGVVLAGGVGARLGLAVPKQMVKVAGKTILEHTVATFAASPLIDEVIVLVTPGWTEQVATMLAERYAKLGPILEGGATRNETTRRVLEAIEADEAKLLLHDAVRPLVNERIIKACVEELDRHEAVDVVIPSSDTVVVVDEDEIITRIPDRSRLRRGQTPQAFKLSTLRQAYAKAIEDPYFHATDDCGVVVRYLPDVPVKCVLGSENNIKVTHPVDLFIADKLFQLATSAAPAMSLDQLSEALAGQVIVVLGGSYGIGAEVARIAKAAGARVVAHGRSTTGLHVQDIEAIERALDQVAQEYGQIDAVVLTAGVLKTGPLALVDPAEITEMIGVNYLAAVNVARAAYRHLVQTKGHLLMFTSSSYTRGRENYALYSSSKAAVVNLVQALSEEWSGQNIKVNVVNPERTDTPMRQQAFGQEPAGSLLSAEQVALASLSTLASELTGMVVDVRRSSEPE, encoded by the coding sequence ATGAAGACCTATGGCGTGGTCCTGGCCGGGGGCGTGGGCGCCCGGCTGGGCCTAGCGGTACCCAAACAGATGGTCAAAGTGGCAGGCAAAACCATTTTGGAGCACACGGTGGCCACTTTCGCCGCCTCCCCCTTAATCGATGAGGTCATTGTTCTGGTGACGCCGGGCTGGACCGAACAGGTGGCGACCATGCTGGCCGAGCGCTACGCCAAACTTGGCCCAATCCTTGAAGGCGGGGCCACTCGCAATGAGACCACCCGACGGGTGCTCGAAGCCATCGAAGCCGATGAGGCCAAGCTTCTGCTACATGACGCTGTTAGGCCCCTGGTGAATGAGCGCATTATCAAAGCTTGTGTCGAAGAGTTGGACCGCCATGAGGCCGTCGATGTGGTCATTCCGTCTTCTGACACCGTCGTGGTAGTAGACGAGGACGAGATCATCACCCGGATTCCGGATCGCTCCCGGCTGCGCCGCGGCCAAACCCCCCAGGCCTTCAAGCTCTCAACTCTGCGCCAGGCCTACGCCAAGGCGATTGAGGACCCATATTTCCACGCCACCGACGATTGCGGTGTGGTGGTGCGCTACCTGCCAGATGTGCCGGTCAAATGCGTTCTCGGTTCAGAAAACAACATCAAGGTGACCCATCCGGTTGACCTGTTTATTGCCGACAAACTGTTCCAGCTGGCGACCTCGGCCGCGCCGGCCATGTCGCTGGATCAGCTTTCGGAGGCCCTGGCCGGCCAGGTGATTGTGGTACTGGGTGGTTCTTATGGCATTGGCGCGGAAGTCGCCCGGATCGCCAAAGCCGCCGGCGCCAGGGTGGTGGCCCATGGCCGGTCCACCACCGGATTGCACGTTCAAGACATCGAAGCGATCGAGCGCGCGCTGGACCAGGTGGCCCAAGAATACGGCCAGATCGACGCGGTGGTCCTAACCGCCGGCGTACTCAAAACCGGCCCGCTGGCCTTGGTTGATCCAGCTGAGATCACCGAGATGATTGGCGTCAACTATCTGGCCGCCGTCAACGTGGCCCGGGCGGCCTATCGCCACCTGGTCCAGACCAAAGGCCATCTGCTGATGTTCACCTCGTCCTCATACACCAGAGGCCGGGAGAACTACGCCCTGTATTCCTCCTCAAAGGCGGCCGTGGTCAATTTGGTTCAAGCCTTATCAGAGGAATGGTCCGGCCAGAACATCAAGGTCAACGTGGTCAATCCTGAACGAACCGATACGCCCATGCGCCAGCAGGCCTTTGGCCAAGAACCGGCCGGTTCGCTGCTCTCAGCCGAACAGGTCGCCCTGGCCTCACTGTCCACCTTGGCCAGTGAGCTGACCGGCATGGTGGTCGATGTGCGGCGGTCATCCGAACCCGAATAG